ATCGACTTGCTCGAACAGGCGCACGATGCGGTCCAGCGCCTGGCGCTCGTGCGCCGATTCCACCAGCACCAGCCGCCGCTTGCTGCGCCCATAGCTGGCGCGGATGTCGATGACGAGGCAATGGCCCTGGTCGGCGGCCCCGACGTCGAGCAGCAGCGCCTCGGCGCGCGAGAGGCCGAACAGCGCCGCCAGTTCGATGCGCGCGGCCAGCAGCGGATGTCCCGCCAGCGCATCGGCATGGCTGGCCAGCAGGCGGCCGGTTTCGGTATATGGCGCGGCCGCGGCGCGCGGCGCGATCTTGCGCAGCAGCGCCACCGCGTCGGGCGAGTCCTGGGCCGCCGCTTTCTGCAGCCAGTACACGGCGCGCACGTCGTTGTTCTCGTTCTCGCGGCGCGCGCGCCAGGCATTGTGCCCGCACTCGAGCTGGGCGTCGCGGTAACCCATCTCGGCCGCCCGTTCCAGGTAGCGCTGGGCATCGGCCACGTTACGTTGCGAAAATTCGGGCTTGATATAGATGCGCGACAGCGCATACCAGGCCTCGGCCAGGCCTTGTTCGCCGGCCAGCGTCAGCCAGCGGATCGCCTTCTTGAAATTGGCCACGTGCGTCGGGCCCGCAGCGCCCGTGCAGCGCCGGCCATCGACCCGCATGCGGGCGCAGCGCAGGCCCAGCGCCAGCTGGGCATGGCCATCGTGTTCGGCCGCGGCGAGTTCCCAGAACACGACCGGTTCGCCCGGCCCGCAGGCCGCGGCCACGGCGCCGGCGTCCAGTGCCGGCAGCCCGCTCACGCCATCGAGCGCCGGCTCGAGCAGGCGCGCGCAGCGCGACAGCAGCGCGATTTCGTCCGGCGCGAAACGGCGCATCTCGCCCTGTTCGCCGCGCTCGTTCACCAGCGCGCGCGCCTGCGGCAATGCGCGCTCGAGGTAATCGTTCCAGCGGCGCGCCATCCAGGCCTCGTCGAGGGCGGCGTACTGCGCCGCGCCGGCGCCAGCGGGCGGGCGCCGCTGGCCGTCAAGACCGGACGGGCGCGCGGCCATGCGCCCGGCAGTCCCGGGCGCCGGCGCCGCCGTGCCTGGCGCCGCCGTCCGCGCAGGCGGCTGGGCTGGCTTGCCCTGGCGCTGCGACAACATCCATTGGGCGTGCGGGAAGCCGGCGCGCGCCGCGTCCTCGAGCGCCTGCACCGCCTTCGGGTGCGGCTGGACCGCCGCCGATGCATCGAACATCAGCTGGGCATAGACCAGGCCCGCATGCAGGCTGCCATCGTCATAGGCGCGCTCGTACCACTGGGCGACGGTCGCCGCGTTACGCTGAGCCAGCTCTAGAGGGATATGGTTGCCGATCAGCTGCCAGGCCGGCGGACAGTCTTGCCGGGCCGCGCGGTCGAGCCAGTGCAGCGCCGTCGGCAGGCTTTGCGGGAGTCCGGCACTGCCGAACAAATACAGCTTGCCCAGCTCGAGCTGGGCCGCCACCTGCCCGGCGCGGGCATTGCGAATGATCGCCAATTCTTCGCGGTTAGCCATTGTTGGAATACATGTAAAAAGTGAGTCGGCAACACGCAATGGCGACGGCAGCACGGCCGCATGCACCCATGGCGCAAGCCGGCCTGGCGAGGCTGCCAATATACAAGGTATTGACAACTCCTGTCGTCGTCCGTGTGTAGAGGCCAAAGTCTAAGCTGCCGCCAACGACGATTCGATTCGATTGGCGGATGAGTTGACGCGCCGCAAAGCAGAGTCAAACGGATGAAACTGGCCAGCGTGGCGGTGCGCCAATGAACCGCGCTCGCGCCCGTTTGACGAAAGATGCCTTCATTCTTCTCTCGGATGCAGGATCGCCGGGATTGTTACATCCTGGGTGACACGAGTTTCAAAAATACAACAGCACGATTGGATTTATTGGCGATCTACCAAGCCCGCCGCTGATAATTGACCAATTAGCCAGTCCTGGCGTCTGGACAATGAAGGTGACTTTCCGGACGTCTCGCCCGCTGCCGACGGCTGCATTCATTTGATCCTGGGAACCAACGATGAAGAATTCCTTCCTGGCCGTCGCACTGCTGGGCGCTTGCGCCGGTGCGGCCCATGCGCAGTCGTCGGTACAGGTCTACGACACCCTCGATGCCGGCATCGTCAAGCGCAGCGGCCAGGACGTGAGCATCGGCAAGCGGGCCGCCAACACCCTCGGATTCAAGGGCACCGAAGACCTGGGCAATGGCTTTACCGCTCTGTTCCACCTCGAAATGCGCTACGAACCGGACACCGGCAGCAGCGAGATCGGTCCTGACGGCAATGGGCGCCAACTGTTCCAGGGCCAGAGCCGGGTCGGCCTGCAAGGCGGCTTCGGCATGCTGCGCATCGGCCGCGGCCTGACGCCGTTTCACGAGACCATCGGCAACTTCGAACCCTTCCATGCAATCCCGACCGCGGGCGGCTTCTATACCGACCTGAGCGTCGCCGGCTACAGCTCGCAGCCGCTCGATCCGGTCGGCGCATCCGGCAACCGCTGGTCGAACGCCGTCTGGTACAACACGCCGGTCATGGGCGGCTTCCAGCTCAATACCGCGCTGGCCACCAAGGAAAACAATGGCGGCGTCGCCATCATCGGCCGCGGCAGCGCCGGCGCGCCGCAATACCCGGCCGGCGCCGAAGCCTCGGCCAATCCCTTCTCGGTCTCCGCCACCTACCACAACGGCCCGGCGGCCCTGATGGCCGCCTATGAGCGCAACGCGATCGAATCGAAGGTCTGGTCGGTTGGCGCTTCGGTGTACGCGACCCCTGAACTCAAGCTGATGGGCACGTTCACCAGGCTGGACGAAGACCACACCCGCCTGTTCAATACCGACACCACTTCGTGGGTGCTGGGTGCGAACTACACCCTGGGCCCTGGCAAATTGCTTGCGGGTTATGGCCAGAAGGATAACGATGGCGCGGAAAAGGTCAGGCAGCTGTCGCTGGGGTATGAATACAGCCTGTCGAAGCGCACCTATCTGTACATCGACGCCTCGCGCAAGAAGGGGCTGTTGACCAATCCGGCCACGATCAACCAGTACGACATCGGCATCCACCATTCGTTCTAAGTACGACTTTCATTTCATCCTTTCTGCATGGGGCGGCATGGCCGCCCTCTTCATGCGCCATTCTTGTAGTGTTTTCACAACGCCACCTTCCCCTCAGCGCATTCGCGAACGAGCGTTCTGTACAGTGCGCCGGGGCAATGGCATATTGGTAAAGCGAGCACATGCATCGCAACAAGAAAACACATGGAGACCCGATGAAGAAAAGCCTGATCGCCGCCCTGCTCGGCGCTACGTTTGCCTGCTCCGCCCTGGCCCAGACCAGTGTCCAGATCTACGGCATCGCCGATGCCGGCGTGATGTGGCAAAAAGGTGGACCGACCAAGATCTATAGTGGCGGCGCCGACGGCTCCCGTCTCGGCATCCGGGGCAGCGAAGACCTGGGCAATGGCTACAAGGCCATCTTCAATCTCGAAGCCCGCGTCGAACTCGACAACGGCTCGCAGCAGCCGGCGCTGATGAACGACAATCCCGGCGTCTACCTGCTGCGCGGCATGAACCAGATTCCGCAAGCCATCCGCGACCGCCTGCAGGCGGCGATCCAGCCGCCGGGCGCGCCGGCCGTCAACCAGGAAAAAGCCCTGTTCGACCGCACCGCGATGGTCGGCCTGATCACCCCGATCGGCGCCGTGATGCTGGGTCGCATGTACACCCCGGGCTACGAGGTGTTCAACATGGCTGACGCCTTCGAATCGGGCACCGCCGGCACCTGGGGCCACATCACCGGCGGCACCGCCGGCTTCACCGCGCTGGGCGCCGACATCCGCTCGCAGGAATCGATCCAGTACCGGATCGCCCTGCCGAACGGCCTGGGCGGCTCGATCATGTATGGCGCGCGCAATTCGGGCTATCTCGGCCGCTACAAGAAATTCCGCGCCGGCGCCATCACCTACAAGGCCAATGGCTTCGACGTCGGCATCGGCTACAACCATGGCTACGACATGCAGAACCGTCCGAGCCTGCGCACCACGACGGTGGGCGGCTCCTACACCATGGGCGAGCGCTGGAAATTCTTCGCCGGCTTCCACAGCCAGCGCAACCAGAATTCGGCCCTGATCCCCGACTACCTGACCGGCTGGAACCAGGCAGTGGTGCCGGCGCTGGTGGCGCAGGGCGTGCCGCAGGCGACCCAGAATTTCCTGCTGAGCGTGTTCGACACGAATATCAAGGCCAATACCCAGCAGGACGCCAACAGCTACCAGGTCGGCGCCCACTATCGTGTCGGCAACGGCCGCATCGTGGCCTCGTACGCGCACCAGAACGACCGCACCGCATCGAACAGCGACGCCAACCTGTATGCGGTCGGCTACAACTACTACCTGTCCAAGCGTACCGACCTGTACACCGCGCTGGCCTTCATCAAGAACGACAACGAGGCCCAGTATTCTCCGGGCACCTCGGGCAATCCGGGCGGCTTCACCGAAGCCCCGGGCGCCGACGGCCGCGCCCTGCAGCTGGGCATCCGTCACCGTTTCTGAGCGATCGACGCTCCCGCGAAAGACGCCTGCGGGCGTCTTTTTTGTTGGCGCTGTCACCGTTACCTGTTGATGACCCCGAATGCGATGCGCAGCAATTGCTCGACAGAAGTGACTCGACCACCATCAAGGGCCCAGCGCCAGCCCAGATAGTTAGGGAGCCAGCGCGAGGCCACGCCATGGAAGCGCGCCAGCCACTCCTTGAAGCGTCGATGGTAAGCGTTGACGCCCTGGATATGGATGGCGCCCGCGCTACTCGTGCGCACCCGTTCGCCAGCGCCGGCATTGACGGCCTGGTGCGCAATGCCATGGGCCCGTGCGAAGGCCGGATAGGCGGCATTGGCGTCGGTGACCAGCAGCGCTTGCGGATCGAGTTTTGGCAACAGGAATGTGGTCAACTGGGCCGCCT
This portion of the Telluria beijingensis genome encodes:
- a CDS encoding tetratricopeptide repeat protein, which translates into the protein MANREELAIIRNARAGQVAAQLELGKLYLFGSAGLPQSLPTALHWLDRAARQDCPPAWQLIGNHIPLELAQRNAATVAQWYERAYDDGSLHAGLVYAQLMFDASAAVQPHPKAVQALEDAARAGFPHAQWMLSQRQGKPAQPPARTAAPGTAAPAPGTAGRMAARPSGLDGQRRPPAGAGAAQYAALDEAWMARRWNDYLERALPQARALVNERGEQGEMRRFAPDEIALLSRCARLLEPALDGVSGLPALDAGAVAAACGPGEPVVFWELAAAEHDGHAQLALGLRCARMRVDGRRCTGAAGPTHVANFKKAIRWLTLAGEQGLAEAWYALSRIYIKPEFSQRNVADAQRYLERAAEMGYRDAQLECGHNAWRARRENENNDVRAVYWLQKAAAQDSPDAVALLRKIAPRAAAAPYTETGRLLASHADALAGHPLLAARIELAALFGLSRAEALLLDVGAADQGHCLVIDIRASYGRSKRRLVLVESAHERQALDRIVRLFEQVDCGPTGPEGNYRQRLYRLRTVVNVALPGNDDDGGADIELAA
- a CDS encoding porin; the encoded protein is MKNSFLAVALLGACAGAAHAQSSVQVYDTLDAGIVKRSGQDVSIGKRAANTLGFKGTEDLGNGFTALFHLEMRYEPDTGSSEIGPDGNGRQLFQGQSRVGLQGGFGMLRIGRGLTPFHETIGNFEPFHAIPTAGGFYTDLSVAGYSSQPLDPVGASGNRWSNAVWYNTPVMGGFQLNTALATKENNGGVAIIGRGSAGAPQYPAGAEASANPFSVSATYHNGPAALMAAYERNAIESKVWSVGASVYATPELKLMGTFTRLDEDHTRLFNTDTTSWVLGANYTLGPGKLLAGYGQKDNDGAEKVRQLSLGYEYSLSKRTYLYIDASRKKGLLTNPATINQYDIGIHHSF
- a CDS encoding porin; translation: MKKSLIAALLGATFACSALAQTSVQIYGIADAGVMWQKGGPTKIYSGGADGSRLGIRGSEDLGNGYKAIFNLEARVELDNGSQQPALMNDNPGVYLLRGMNQIPQAIRDRLQAAIQPPGAPAVNQEKALFDRTAMVGLITPIGAVMLGRMYTPGYEVFNMADAFESGTAGTWGHITGGTAGFTALGADIRSQESIQYRIALPNGLGGSIMYGARNSGYLGRYKKFRAGAITYKANGFDVGIGYNHGYDMQNRPSLRTTTVGGSYTMGERWKFFAGFHSQRNQNSALIPDYLTGWNQAVVPALVAQGVPQATQNFLLSVFDTNIKANTQQDANSYQVGAHYRVGNGRIVASYAHQNDRTASNSDANLYAVGYNYYLSKRTDLYTALAFIKNDNEAQYSPGTSGNPGGFTEAPGADGRALQLGIRHRF